The Gadus macrocephalus chromosome 21, ASM3116895v1 genome has a segment encoding these proteins:
- the LOC132449676 gene encoding LOW QUALITY PROTEIN: kinesin-like protein KIF25 (The sequence of the model RefSeq protein was modified relative to this genomic sequence to represent the inferred CDS: substituted 1 base at 1 genomic stop codon): MSLFINQDQIFAHQVHLLEHKLRSXEERILELETEKAILHLRLAECLGRLRRGHEGEAKAKTLLHHQREAQSITQLTLGKLLAEVQNLKQVLSEIFAVYANGVAELEGQSKQILEKLDGARATLNSCHGNDLHCLQSHMAALERDLVEEKERCRAEKQRRREIHNTLVELRGNIRVHCRVRPVLPLDQVQSCSSPSGVISSEEVIHVSEDTVLVNCIQNGNPAINKVFEFVRVHGPEDSQNVVFEEVKPLLTSLLDGYNVCIMAYGQTGSGKTHTMMGSQGPPGSPQPGAPQGVSSPGDQQGIIPQAAVELFRLISGKPSESHVVEVSVVEVYNNEVFDLLSRDGEGGAPGQRRDVITTASGPSEVPSLTYECVKSAPEVMQLVWAVVKLRARCPTLVHAHSSRSHLVVTLTVSSNSPHALALARRLKSAKQELQRCPRTDFWSPRCRRANGAPRHASADHSAATASPSSSFSFPGHSQCPSPRPGRAQGLFRTSLQLVDLAGSECVGEEMSVTSPPAAFLLAPQNTFQRDVANRCRKICLRFANRNANRFWLLTTVLIGPQKLSATSPL; the protein is encoded by the exons ATGTCACTCTTTATTAACCAAGACCAAATCTTTGCACATCAAGTTCATCTTTTAGAGCACAAACTAAGG AGTTAAGAGGAGCGTATTCTGGAGCTGGAGACAGAAAAGGCAATTCTTCATTTGAGGCTTGCTGAG tGTCTGGGCAGACTGCGGCGGGGCCATGAGGGGGAGGCCAAGGCCAAAACACTACTTCATCACCAGAGGGAAGCCCAGAGCATCACCCAGTTGACTCTGGGGAAGCTCCTTGCTGAAGTCCAG AATTTGAAGCAGGTCTTGAGTGAGATCTTTGCAGTGTATGCAAATGGCGTGGCCGAGCTGGAGGGCCAGAGCAAGCAGATCCTGGAGAAGCTGGACGGGGCCAGGGCAACACTGAACAGTTGCCATGGAAATGACCT gcact GTTTGCAATCCCACATGGCGGCTCTGGAGCGCgacctggtggaggagaaggagaggtgcAGGGCcgagaagcagaggaggagagagatccACAACACCCTGGTG GAGCTGAGGGGGAACATCAGGGTTCACTGTAGGGTGCGTCCTGTGCTTCCATTGGACCAGGTCCAGTCCTGCTCATCCCCATCAGG GGTGATCTCGTCAGAGGAGGTCATTCATGTCAGCGAG GACACCGTGTTGGTGAACTGCATTCAAAATGGAAATCCAGCCATCAACAAGGTGTTTGAATTTGTGAG AGTGCATGGACCGGAGGACTCCCAGAACGTAGTGTTTGAGGAGGTGAAGCCTCTCCTCACATCCCTGCTGGATGG gtataatgtgtgtataatgGCGTACGGGCAAACGGGTAGTGGAAAAACCCACACCATGATGGGCTCCCAGGGGCCCCCCGGGTCCCCTCAGCCAGGCGCCCCCCAGGGTGTCTCCTCCCCCGGGGACCAGCAGGGCATCATCCCCCAAGCTGCTGTGGAGCTCTTCAG GCTGAtctcagggaagccgtccgagaGCCATGTGGTGGAGGTGTCCGTGGTGGAGGTCTACAACAACGAGGTGTTTGACCTCCTGTCCCGCGACGGGGAGGGCGGAGCCCCGGGCCAGCGCCGGGACGTCATCACCACCGCGTCGGGCCCCAGCGAGGTCCCCTCCCTCACTTATGA gtgtgtgaagAGCGCCCCCGAGGTCATGCAGCTGGTCTGGGCAGTGGTAAAGCTGAGGGCTCGCTGCCCCACCCTGGTGCACGCCCACTCCTCCCGCTCCCACCTGGTGGTCACGCTCACCGTCTCCTCCAACAGCCCCCACGCCCTGGCCTTGG CCCGCCGTCTGAAGAGCGCCAAGCAAGAGCTGCAGCGCTGCCCGAGGACCGACTTCTGGAGCCCGCGCTGTCGCCGGGCCAATGGCGCCCCCCGCCACGCCTCTGCCGACCACTCTGCTGCCACCGCCTCCCCttcatcctccttctccttccctgGCCACTCCCAATGCCCCTCCCCCCGGCCGGGCAGAGCCCAGGGCCTCTTTCGGACCAGCCTCCAGCTGGTGGACCTGGCCGGCAGCGAGTGTGTCGGTGAGGAGATGTCTGTGACGTCGCCCCCTGCTGCTTTCTTATTGGCCCCACAAAATACTTTTCAGAGAGATGTCGCAAACCGATGTCGCAAAATCTGTTTGCGTTTTGCAAACCGAAACGCGAACAGATTTTGGTTGTTGACTActgttctgattggtccacaGAAGTTATCAGCGACATCACCTTTATga
- the ccdc167 gene encoding coiled-coil domain-containing protein 167: MRLPCRPAPEWRQRSAGRQTSTNYTSIPDPQCRDKMTKSKDKKREKMSVATEIDRVEERRTRFQDNIEKAEFRTRREVLSDRERQDLEDEITIMRERVQRLDKDLITLRGENRRNMMLSVALLALSAFFYYTFIYGDEDL; the protein is encoded by the exons ATGAGACTTCCGTGTAGACCAGCACCGGAATGGCGACAGAGGTCTGCAGGACGTCAGACCTCAACAAATTATACCTCAATACCAGATCCACAGTGTCGTGACAAAATGACAAAATCAAAGGACAAAAAACGAGAGAAAATGAGTGTTGCCACTGAA ATTGATCGTGTGGAAGAACGACGGACTCGGTTCCAGGACAACATTGAGAAGGCAGAGTTCAGGACCAGACGCGAGGTGCTGTCGGACAGAGAAAG ACAAGATTTGGAAGATGAAATTACCATCATGCGCGAGAGGGTGCAAAGGTTAG ACAAGGACCTTATTACTCTACGAGGTGAGAACCGCCGGAACATGATGCTGTCCGTGGCTCTTCTGGCTCTCAGTGCTTTCTTCTACTACACCTTCATCTATGGAGATGAAGATCTCTGA